The following coding sequences are from one Sulfitobacter sp. HNIBRBA3233 window:
- the speB gene encoding agmatinase, with the protein MSLEDAKTQVDQAFTREDLKGPSFENAFGGATSFLRRRYTKDLTGVDIAVTGVPFDQAVTNRTGTRLGPRAIREASTLQPYDPPFGWDFDVLSECAIADYGDLAFDYAQVSQFPAALTAHIRGILDAGAASVALGGDHYISFPILRAYAEKFGPMSLLHFDAHSDTWVDDDMDRIDHGTMFYKAIKLGLIDPATSVQVGIRTTNPDTMGVTTISARDVHERGTASVVAQIRQVLGDRPTYLTFDIDALDPAFAPGTGTPVWGGLTTWQAAAMLRDLAGINIQGGDVVEVSPPFDTTGATAIAGAHVATELLCLIGARIRST; encoded by the coding sequence ATGAGCCTTGAGGACGCGAAAACACAAGTAGACCAGGCTTTCACCCGCGAGGATCTGAAGGGGCCGTCGTTCGAGAATGCCTTTGGCGGTGCGACATCGTTCCTGCGGCGGCGCTATACCAAGGATCTGACCGGCGTCGATATCGCCGTTACCGGCGTGCCGTTCGATCAGGCCGTCACCAACCGCACCGGCACAAGGCTGGGCCCGCGCGCGATCCGCGAGGCATCGACGCTGCAACCCTATGATCCGCCCTTTGGCTGGGATTTCGACGTGCTGAGCGAATGTGCCATCGCCGACTACGGCGATCTGGCGTTCGACTATGCGCAGGTGTCCCAGTTTCCCGCTGCGCTGACGGCGCATATCAGGGGTATCCTCGATGCCGGGGCGGCCAGTGTTGCGCTGGGCGGCGATCACTACATCAGCTTTCCGATACTGCGCGCCTACGCCGAGAAATTCGGGCCGATGAGCCTGCTGCATTTCGACGCCCATTCCGACACATGGGTGGACGATGACATGGACCGCATCGACCACGGCACGATGTTCTACAAGGCGATCAAGCTGGGCCTGATTGATCCCGCAACCAGCGTTCAGGTCGGCATCCGCACCACCAATCCCGACACGATGGGCGTCACCACGATCAGCGCGCGCGACGTGCATGAACGTGGCACGGCCTCGGTCGTGGCGCAGATCCGCCAGGTGCTGGGCGACCGCCCCACCTATCTGACCTTCGATATCGATGCGCTCGATCCGGCATTCGCGCCGGGGACGGGGACGCCGGTATGGGGCGGGTTGACCACCTGGCAGGCGGCGGCGATGCTGCGCGATCTGGCGGGGATCAACATCCAGGGCGGCGATGTGGTCGAGGTATCGCCCCCCTTCGACACCACAGGCGCCACCGCGATCGCCGGTGCGCATGTGGCGACCGAGCTTTTGTGCCTGATCGGGGCAAGGATACGCAGCACATGA
- the prmC gene encoding peptide chain release factor N(5)-glutamine methyltransferase, whose amino-acid sequence MATAAARLRAAGVPDPARDARLLLAHAASIDAARVTLIAPEEIAPEIAERFEHLVALRAIRVPVSHLLGERAFYGRPFKVSRDVLDPRPETESLIEAALSAPFDMVLDLGTGSGCILVTLLAERAAARGVGVDLSEAACLQASANAVLHGVDDRAHFVQSDWFGAVAGRYDLIVSNPPYLAQSEMADVAPEVARHEPAMALTDGADGLTAYRVLAEQAQGYLTADGRLLAEIGWKQGPEVAGLFRAEGWADVMILPDLDGRDRVVQARNPA is encoded by the coding sequence ATGGCGACAGCTGCCGCGCGGTTGCGGGCGGCGGGCGTGCCGGACCCGGCGCGCGACGCGCGGCTGCTGCTGGCCCATGCGGCATCTATCGACGCCGCCCGCGTGACCCTGATCGCACCCGAGGAAATCGCACCGGAGATCGCGGAGCGTTTTGAGCACCTTGTGGCGCTGCGGGCGATCCGTGTGCCTGTGTCCCATCTGCTGGGCGAGCGTGCCTTCTATGGCCGCCCCTTCAAGGTCAGCCGCGATGTGCTGGACCCGAGACCCGAGACCGAATCCCTCATCGAGGCCGCGCTGAGTGCGCCTTTCGACATGGTTCTCGATCTCGGAACCGGATCGGGGTGCATCCTCGTGACGCTTCTGGCCGAACGGGCAGCGGCGCGGGGCGTCGGCGTAGACCTGTCCGAGGCGGCCTGCCTTCAGGCCAGCGCCAATGCGGTGCTGCACGGTGTCGACGACCGCGCCCATTTCGTCCAATCCGACTGGTTCGGCGCCGTCGCGGGGCGCTATGATCTGATCGTCAGCAATCCGCCTTATCTTGCCCAGTCCGAAATGGCCGATGTTGCGCCGGAAGTGGCGCGCCATGAACCGGCGATGGCCTTGACCGACGGGGCAGACGGGCTGACCGCCTACCGCGTGCTTGCCGAGCAAGCGCAGGGGTATCTGACAGCCGACGGCCGTCTGCTGGCCGAGATCGGCTGGAAACAAGGGCCCGAAGTGGCGGGGCTGTTTCGTGCCGAAGGCTGGGCCGATGTGATGATTCTGCCCGATCTGGACGGGCGTGACCGGGTTGTGCAGGCGCGAAATCCGGCCTAG
- a CDS encoding M20 aminoacylase family protein — protein sequence MPIINRIADYASDMTTWRRHLHTIPELQFACHKTAAFVVERLREFGVDEIHEGIAETGVVAIIEGRGEGPTIGLRADMDALPMTEETGLDYASKTPGAMHACGHDGHTTMLLGAAKYLAETRNFAGRVALIFQPAEEGGGGGDAMCREGIMDRFGIGEVYAMHNAPGLPEGMFATTTGPIMAAADTFHIHITGRGGHGARPHETADPVVAACGIVQALQTISSRNLDPEKQLVISTTQIHTGTVDNVIPDTAYINGTVRTFDKEVQAMVVRRMGQIVEHVAAGYDLTARLDFEYGYPPTVNHPAQTDFAVAVAQEVVGDAQVDAAMAPIMGAEDFAYMLEARPGAYLMLGQGEGPSVHNTAYNFNDDIAPIGASFFARVVERAQPAREVA from the coding sequence ATGCCCATCATCAACCGGATCGCAGACTATGCCAGCGACATGACAACCTGGCGCCGTCACCTGCACACGATCCCCGAATTGCAGTTCGCCTGCCACAAGACAGCGGCCTTTGTGGTGGAACGCCTGCGTGAATTCGGCGTGGACGAGATCCACGAAGGGATCGCCGAAACCGGTGTGGTGGCGATCATCGAAGGGCGCGGTGAAGGCCCGACAATCGGCCTGCGGGCCGATATGGACGCCCTGCCGATGACCGAGGAAACGGGGCTCGACTATGCGTCCAAGACGCCGGGTGCGATGCACGCCTGCGGGCATGACGGACATACCACGATGCTCCTCGGGGCGGCGAAGTACCTTGCCGAGACACGCAATTTCGCGGGCCGCGTCGCGCTGATCTTCCAGCCGGCGGAAGAGGGTGGCGGCGGCGGCGACGCGATGTGCCGCGAGGGGATCATGGACCGCTTCGGCATCGGCGAGGTCTATGCCATGCACAATGCGCCCGGCCTGCCCGAGGGGATGTTCGCCACCACGACAGGCCCGATCATGGCAGCGGCGGATACGTTTCACATCCACATTACCGGTCGCGGCGGCCACGGGGCGCGCCCGCACGAGACCGCCGATCCGGTCGTCGCTGCCTGCGGCATCGTACAGGCGCTGCAAACGATCTCGAGCCGTAACCTCGATCCCGAAAAGCAGCTGGTGATCTCGACCACGCAGATCCACACCGGCACCGTCGACAACGTGATCCCCGATACCGCCTATATCAACGGCACCGTGCGCACCTTTGACAAGGAAGTGCAGGCGATGGTCGTGCGGCGCATGGGCCAGATCGTCGAACACGTCGCGGCGGGCTATGACCTGACCGCCAGACTGGATTTCGAATACGGCTATCCGCCCACGGTCAACCACCCCGCGCAAACCGATTTCGCTGTCGCGGTCGCGCAGGAAGTCGTCGGCGACGCGCAGGTCGATGCGGCCATGGCCCCGATCATGGGTGCGGAGGATTTCGCCTATATGCTCGAGGCACGTCCGGGGGCCTATCTGATGCTGGGTCAGGGCGAGGGGCCCTCGGTCCACAACACCGCCTATAATTTCAACGATGATATTGCGCCCATCGGCGCATCCTTTTTCGCGCGCGTCGTCGAACGCGCCCAGCCCGCCAGGGAAGTTGCCTGA
- a CDS encoding DUF4167 domain-containing protein codes for MKPQRSRSRNKNNRNRGGGNQGGNVVNRVFDSSGPEGKVRGTPQQVIEKYNQLARDAMLSNDRVAMENFQQHAEHYLRLLSEAQKEQDARREEQERQNRERQAERDRERAERQERESAQSGQKEQDQPNAEQAQQQPQDAPKPKEPRSRKKKEPAPQQSDAQAQNEDGESGDDENFLVETPENKPKTRRAPRRKPKVAAEDGGDSGAGEGGEDNRTDAAE; via the coding sequence ATGAAACCTCAAAGATCGCGTTCGCGTAACAAGAACAACCGCAACCGTGGTGGCGGAAATCAGGGCGGCAATGTCGTCAATCGCGTTTTCGACAGTTCCGGTCCGGAGGGCAAGGTGCGCGGCACCCCCCAGCAGGTGATCGAGAAATATAACCAGCTGGCCCGCGATGCGATGCTATCCAACGACCGGGTGGCGATGGAAAACTTCCAGCAGCACGCGGAACACTACCTGCGGCTTCTCTCCGAAGCGCAGAAAGAACAGGACGCGCGCCGCGAGGAGCAGGAGCGCCAGAACCGCGAGCGGCAGGCCGAGCGTGATCGCGAGCGTGCAGAGCGTCAGGAGCGCGAATCCGCGCAGTCCGGTCAGAAAGAACAGGACCAGCCCAACGCGGAGCAGGCGCAGCAACAGCCGCAGGACGCGCCCAAGCCGAAAGAGCCGCGCAGCCGCAAGAAAAAAGAGCCCGCACCGCAGCAAAGCGATGCGCAGGCGCAGAATGAAGACGGTGAGTCCGGCGATGACGAGAATTTCCTCGTCGAGACGCCCGAGAACAAGCCCAAGACCCGCCGCGCCCCGCGCCGCAAGCCCAAGGTTGCCGCGGAAGACGGCGGCGACTCCGGTGCAGGCGAGGGTGGCGAGGACAATCGCACCGACGCGGCCGAGTAA
- the speB gene encoding agmatinase has translation MMDRNQPLGGNEMARFSGPNTFMRLPSANDLKGLDVAVLGIPLDIGTSWRSGTRMGPKQIREQSAMIRPYNMATGAAPFDRLQVADIGDLAINTFSLKDSLRIIAESYDEILKSDAMPVALGGDHSITLPILRAMARRHGPVALIHVDAHGDVNDEMFGERETHGTILRRAYEENLINPEKTYQIGLRGTGYAASDFTEAAEWGFQQWQAGELWHRSLSQLGAEIRRDIGDVPTYLTYDIDSLDPAYAPGTGTPEIGGLTTPQALELIRALAGINIVGCDLVEVSPPYDMQGTTALTAANLVYEMLCILPGASA, from the coding sequence ATGATGGACAGGAACCAACCTCTCGGCGGCAACGAAATGGCACGGTTTTCGGGGCCGAACACTTTTATGCGGCTGCCCTCTGCCAATGATCTCAAAGGGTTGGACGTCGCTGTTCTGGGTATTCCGCTCGACATCGGTACATCGTGGCGGTCGGGCACCCGCATGGGTCCGAAACAGATCCGCGAACAAAGTGCCATGATCCGCCCCTATAATATGGCCACCGGTGCCGCGCCCTTCGACCGGCTACAGGTGGCGGATATCGGCGATCTGGCGATCAATACCTTCTCGCTGAAGGATAGTTTGCGCATTATTGCAGAGAGTTACGATGAAATCCTAAAGTCGGATGCGATGCCCGTGGCCCTTGGCGGGGACCATTCGATCACCCTGCCGATCCTACGGGCAATGGCCCGGCGGCACGGGCCCGTGGCGCTGATCCACGTGGACGCCCACGGCGATGTGAACGACGAGATGTTCGGCGAGCGTGAAACCCACGGCACCATCCTGCGACGCGCCTATGAAGAAAACCTCATAAACCCCGAAAAAACCTACCAGATTGGACTTCGCGGTACGGGCTACGCCGCCTCCGACTTTACCGAGGCAGCGGAATGGGGCTTCCAGCAGTGGCAGGCCGGAGAGCTTTGGCACCGCAGCCTGTCGCAGCTGGGCGCCGAGATCCGCCGCGACATCGGCGATGTGCCCACGTATCTGACCTACGATATCGACAGCCTCGATCCGGCCTACGCGCCGGGCACGGGCACGCCCGAGATCGGCGGGCTGACCACGCCGCAGGCGCTGGAACTGATCCGTGCGCTTGCGGGGATCAACATCGTCGGTTGCGATCTGGTCGAGGTATCGCCACCCTACGACATGCAGGGCACCACCGCGCTGACAGCGGCGAACCTCGTCTACGAAATGCTCTGTATCCTGCCCGGCGCGTCCGCATGA
- a CDS encoding CBS domain-containing protein produces MAAKNHAGMQLRDRPEFSNKPKPLTFRKEASVKDAVAAMCDKNFGSVIVVDDDEKVIGVMTERDIMRKLVNHGRDPASTTVGDLMTSSPRLAKETDDVLDWLRIMSNDRFRRLPVVDAEGRIKAVFTQGDFVSYTWPDMVYQAKELAKASFGRNYGTWLIIGGIMLYSLLMVIVLNVI; encoded by the coding sequence ATGGCTGCAAAGAACCACGCCGGTATGCAACTGAGAGACCGGCCCGAATTCAGCAATAAACCCAAACCCCTGACATTCCGCAAGGAGGCGAGCGTAAAGGATGCCGTCGCCGCAATGTGCGACAAGAACTTCGGGTCGGTCATCGTCGTGGACGATGACGAGAAGGTGATCGGGGTGATGACCGAACGCGACATCATGCGCAAACTGGTCAACCACGGCCGCGATCCGGCATCGACAACGGTGGGCGATCTGATGACCTCATCGCCGCGACTGGCCAAGGAAACCGATGATGTGCTGGACTGGCTGCGGATCATGTCGAACGACCGCTTCCGCCGGTTGCCGGTGGTGGATGCCGAAGGCCGGATCAAGGCTGTGTTCACGCAGGGCGATTTCGTCAGCTACACGTGGCCCGACATGGTCTATCAAGCCAAGGAACTGGCCAAGGCAAGCTTTGGCCGGAACTACGGCACATGGCTGATCATCGGCGGTATCATGCTGTATTCGTTGCTGATGGTGATCGTGCTGAACGTGATCTAG
- a CDS encoding nucleoside hydrolase produces the protein MPPAQIIIDTDPGQDDAVAILLALASPDEIEVLGITCVAGNVPLDLTTRNARIVCELAGRRDVPVYAGCDRPLGRELVTAEHVHGKTGLDGPTLPEPTMPMAEGHAVDFIIDTLRSAEPGSVTLCPLGPLTNIATALQKAPDIAGRIAQIVLMGGAYFEVGNITPAAEFNIYVDPEAADVVFSCGAPIVVMPLDVTHKALVTRERNDAFRALGTPVGVAVAQMTDFFERFDKEKYGSAGAPLHDPCVTAYLVNPDLFKGRHINVEIETTSELTMGMTVADWWGVTERAPNATFMGDIDADGFFALLTERLARL, from the coding sequence ATGCCGCCCGCACAGATCATCATCGACACCGACCCCGGACAGGACGATGCGGTCGCCATCCTGCTGGCGCTTGCCAGCCCCGACGAAATCGAGGTGCTGGGGATCACCTGTGTCGCCGGAAACGTGCCCTTGGACCTGACGACGCGCAATGCGCGGATCGTGTGCGAACTGGCGGGCCGCAGGGATGTGCCCGTCTACGCGGGCTGCGACCGCCCGCTCGGTCGCGAACTGGTCACCGCCGAACACGTGCATGGCAAGACGGGCCTCGATGGTCCGACCCTGCCGGAGCCGACGATGCCGATGGCCGAGGGCCACGCCGTCGATTTCATCATCGATACGTTGCGCAGCGCAGAGCCCGGCAGCGTCACGCTGTGCCCGCTCGGCCCGTTGACGAACATTGCCACGGCCTTGCAGAAGGCCCCGGATATCGCCGGGCGCATCGCGCAGATCGTCCTGATGGGCGGTGCTTACTTCGAAGTGGGCAACATCACGCCCGCGGCTGAATTCAACATCTACGTGGACCCTGAAGCCGCCGACGTCGTCTTCTCCTGTGGGGCGCCGATCGTGGTGATGCCGCTCGACGTGACGCACAAGGCGCTGGTCACACGCGAACGCAATGATGCCTTCCGCGCGCTCGGCACCCCCGTCGGGGTGGCGGTGGCGCAGATGACCGACTTCTTCGAACGCTTCGACAAGGAAAAATACGGCTCGGCCGGCGCGCCGCTGCACGATCCCTGCGTGACAGCGTATCTGGTCAACCCCGATCTGTTCAAAGGCCGCCATATCAATGTAGAGATCGAAACCACATCGGAGCTGACGATGGGGATGACGGTCGCGGACTGGTGGGGCGTGACCGAGCGTGCACCGAACGCGACATTCATGGGGGACATCGACGCCGACGGCTTCTTTGCGCTTCTGACCGAAAGGCTGGCCCGCCTGTGA
- the mazG gene encoding nucleoside triphosphate pyrophosphohydrolase has translation MADDLIHDQNAGIERLLEIMRRLRDPQTGCPWDIEQDFDSIAPYTIEEAYEVADAIERRDWTDLEGELGDLLLQSVYHTAMGEEAGLFSFQSVVRTISDKMVARHPHVFGDESRDKSAEQQTRDWEAIKAAERAGKAQRGTLDGVAVGLPALLRAYKLQKRAARVGFDWPDASHVIDKIREEAAELVEARDTLGPDEIAEEFGDLMFVMANLGRHLGIEPEAALRAANSKFTRRFEGVEAKLRARGKKPEDSDLAEMDALWDEVKRDEGR, from the coding sequence ATGGCTGACGATCTGATACACGACCAAAACGCGGGCATCGAACGCCTGCTCGAGATCATGCGCCGCCTGCGTGATCCGCAAACGGGCTGCCCGTGGGACATCGAGCAGGATTTCGACAGTATCGCCCCCTACACCATCGAAGAGGCCTATGAGGTCGCGGACGCGATCGAGCGGCGCGACTGGACCGATCTGGAGGGAGAGCTGGGCGATCTGCTGCTGCAATCGGTCTATCACACCGCCATGGGCGAGGAGGCGGGGCTGTTTTCCTTCCAGTCGGTGGTGCGCACCATCAGCGACAAGATGGTCGCGCGGCATCCGCATGTTTTCGGCGACGAGAGCCGGGACAAATCGGCCGAACAGCAGACCCGCGACTGGGAGGCAATCAAGGCCGCCGAACGCGCGGGCAAGGCCCAGCGCGGCACGCTCGACGGCGTGGCGGTCGGACTGCCCGCGCTCTTGCGCGCCTACAAGCTGCAAAAGCGTGCCGCGCGGGTGGGATTCGACTGGCCGGATGCCAGCCACGTCATCGACAAGATCCGCGAAGAGGCCGCCGAACTGGTCGAGGCGCGTGATACGCTCGGCCCCGACGAGATCGCGGAGGAATTCGGCGATCTGATGTTCGTGATGGCCAACCTCGGCCGCCATCTGGGGATCGAGCCGGAGGCCGCGCTGCGGGCCGCCAACAGCAAATTCACGCGCCGGTTCGAGGGGGTCGAGGCAAAGTTGCGCGCGCGGGGCAAAAAACCCGAAGACAGCGATCTGGCCGAGATGGACGCGCTGTGGGACGAGGTAAAGCGCGACGAAGGCCGCTAG
- a CDS encoding GNAT family N-acetyltransferase, translated as MSAALTLAAPEHLDKLLGLVAAFHAEEGIEATDEARRAGLEPLLQGIPHGCAYLIGPPRAPIGYVVITFGWSVEFGGLDAIIDEIYVRPGVRGRGIASEALIALPRALAGGGLRAIHLEVDRDNAAALKLYRRAGFQPRDSYMFMSRKL; from the coding sequence GTGAGTGCCGCGCTGACCCTCGCCGCGCCCGAGCATCTGGACAAACTTCTGGGCCTGGTGGCCGCGTTCCATGCCGAGGAAGGGATCGAAGCGACCGACGAGGCCCGCCGGGCGGGACTGGAGCCGCTGCTTCAAGGGATCCCCCACGGTTGCGCCTACCTGATAGGGCCGCCCCGCGCGCCCATCGGCTATGTCGTGATCACCTTTGGCTGGTCGGTGGAGTTCGGTGGCCTCGACGCCATCATCGACGAAATCTACGTGCGCCCCGGCGTGCGCGGACGCGGGATCGCCTCGGAGGCCCTGATCGCCCTGCCCCGTGCGCTTGCCGGTGGCGGCCTGCGCGCCATCCACCTCGAAGTCGACCGCGACAATGCCGCCGCGCTCAAGCTCTACCGCCGCGCGGGTTTCCAGCCGCGCGACAGCTATATGTTCATGTCCAGAAAGCTCTAG
- the prfA gene encoding peptide chain release factor 1 — MIPMDRLAQLTDRFEYLEAAMATAGGDISKMAREYNALRPVVEQISAYRALLRDLDGAREMLSDPDMAELARDEIAQIEARLPAAEAALQLALLPRDEADVRPAMLEIRPGTGGDEAALFAGDLLRMYQRYAEARGWSVDLIEYQATELGGIKEVVAHIKGDNVFARLKFESGVHRVQRVPSTESGGRIHTSAATVAVLPEAEDVDIQIDANDLRIDTMRSSGAGGQHVNTTDSAVRITHIPTGIVVTSSEKSQHRNREIAMQVLKTRLYDAERQRVDSERAGARAAQVGSGDRSERIRTYNFPQGRLTDHRINLTLYKLEAVLQGDLDEIIDALTADAQAQMLAEMGS; from the coding sequence ATGATACCGATGGACCGCCTTGCCCAGTTGACCGACCGTTTCGAATATCTCGAGGCGGCGATGGCGACCGCAGGCGGAGATATTTCGAAAATGGCGCGCGAGTATAACGCGCTGCGTCCGGTGGTTGAACAGATCAGCGCCTACCGCGCTTTGTTGCGCGATCTCGACGGCGCGCGCGAGATGCTGTCGGACCCCGATATGGCCGAGCTTGCCCGCGACGAGATCGCCCAGATCGAAGCGCGCCTGCCTGCGGCCGAGGCCGCGCTGCAACTGGCGCTGCTGCCCCGTGACGAAGCGGATGTGCGTCCCGCCATGCTGGAAATCCGTCCGGGCACCGGCGGGGACGAGGCCGCGCTGTTTGCCGGTGATCTGTTGCGGATGTACCAGCGCTACGCCGAGGCGCGGGGGTGGTCCGTGGACCTGATCGAGTATCAGGCCACCGAACTGGGCGGGATCAAGGAAGTGGTGGCGCACATCAAGGGCGACAATGTCTTTGCGCGCCTGAAATTCGAAAGCGGCGTGCACCGTGTCCAGCGCGTGCCCAGTACGGAAAGCGGCGGGCGTATCCACACCTCGGCGGCGACGGTGGCCGTGCTGCCCGAGGCCGAGGATGTGGACATCCAGATCGACGCAAACGACCTCAGGATCGACACAATGCGGTCCTCGGGGGCGGGCGGCCAGCACGTCAACACCACCGATTCCGCGGTGCGGATCACGCATATTCCCACGGGGATCGTGGTGACCAGTTCGGAGAAATCCCAGCACCGCAACCGCGAGATCGCGATGCAGGTGCTCAAGACCCGTCTCTATGACGCCGAGCGCCAGCGCGTGGACAGCGAACGCGCGGGTGCGCGGGCGGCACAGGTCGGCAGCGGCGACCGCTCCGAACGTATCCGCACCTACAATTTTCCGCAGGGGCGCCTGACTGATCACCGCATCAACCTGACCCTCTACAAGCTCGAAGCCGTGTTGCAGGGCGATCTGGACGAGATCATCGACGCGCTGACCGCCGATGCGCAGGCGCAGATGCTGGCGGAGATGGGCTCGTGA
- a CDS encoding DUF1499 domain-containing protein, whose product MEKRRMIWIVVIAGLVAGLAYIRLAPSDVSRWHRPVGAAENVTGDGWAARVIPAADGLLSDLNQVMLALPRTELLAGSVGDGRLTYVTRSKVIGFPDYTTIEQDGNQIKLYARLRFGRSDMGVNAARLERVLESVRAKRAKS is encoded by the coding sequence ATGGAGAAGCGCCGCATGATCTGGATCGTTGTCATCGCGGGGCTTGTCGCCGGTCTTGCCTATATCCGCCTCGCGCCTTCGGACGTCAGCCGCTGGCACCGTCCCGTCGGAGCCGCGGAGAACGTGACCGGCGACGGCTGGGCCGCACGGGTGATCCCTGCCGCCGATGGCCTTCTGTCCGACCTTAATCAGGTGATGCTGGCACTGCCGCGCACCGAATTGCTGGCAGGTAGCGTCGGGGACGGGCGGCTGACCTATGTGACCCGTTCGAAAGTGATCGGATTTCCCGACTATACGACGATCGAACAGGACGGAAACCAGATCAAGCTCTACGCCCGTCTGCGGTTCGGCAGATCAGATATGGGCGTCAACGCCGCGCGACTGGAGCGGGTTCTCGAATCGGTCCGCGCCAAACGGGCCAAGTCGTGA